The sequence CCGGAACTACTTCACGATGGCGACGCTCGACACTGGAGCTACCACCATCTTCGTCGCGCCGGACGCCGCGAACGGCGCCGGTTCCTGGAGCAAGTCGGACGTGGAGCTGACGGACGCGATCCTGGAGGAGCTCGAGGGAGATCTCTGCATCGACAAAACTCGGATCTTCGCCACCGGCTTCAGCTTCGGGGGAGCGATGTCGTTGGCTCTCGCCTGCACCCGCGCGGACGTGTTCCGAGGCGTTGCCTTCTTTTCGGGGGCAGATCTCACGGGCTCCTGCACGGCGACGTTGACCAAGCCGATCGCCTACTACGCGTCGCAAGCCAGCGGTGACAGCAGCGGCCCCCCCATGCCGACCAGCGGTCGCGTCAAACAAGCCCAATTCGCGAAGGTCAACGGCTGCATGGAGGAGCCGTCGGCGACCACCTTCCCGGCAGCTGGCCAGCCCCACACGTGTACCGAGTACAAGGGCTGCTCCGCAGGTCACCCCACCAAGTACTGCGTGTTCGACGGCCCGCACGGCTGGGAGCCGAAGGACCCCGGGCAATCGACGAGCTGGAACGCCCCCGAGGCGTGGAAATTCATCACGCAATTCTGATTTCGAGTCGGGGACTGCGTCGGGCGCAACGACGATGGGGAGGCGGTCGCCGGGCGACGCCGTCAAAGCTCGCAGTTGGCGGCGGAGTCGGCGGCCTCTACGAGGCACACGTCGCTGTCGGCGCCGCTGGTGAGTCGGTCGCCATCGAGCGTGTCCGTCCCCGCGACGCCGTCGAGGTAGTCGTCTCCGCCATCGCCGAAGAGCTGGTCGTCCCCGCCGTTGCCGAACAATCGGTCGTTGCCGGCGCCGCCGGAGATGATGTCATTGACGCCCCCACCCTCGATGGTCTCGTCGCCCGCGTGACCACTTGCGGAGGCAGCCCGGGTCGTGCACGAGGCGATCGGCCAGCTGCTCGGGCTGGCGGCCGTACCGAGGTCGCCCGTGGCGCGCAGCTGCGTGAGATAGTTCTGCACCGTGTTCGGGGCGACCTCAAACCGCTCGGCCAGCTCCCGGATACTTCCTTCACGGTTCTGGTAGGCGTCGATGATCCGCTGCCGCAGGTCGATGCTGTACGGGCCCATGCGGTAGGCAGCAGCATCAGCGGTGCCACCGTCCCGCGCGACCATGCTCAGCTTGTACCAAGCTCAACCGCAAATTGCTCTGGAGAACGAGCCTCGGATCGCGAAGTACGCGTGGTTCTCGGGTCGCGCCGACAACGTCCGGCACGCGAGCTTGCTCGGCGACGACGGCGAGCTCAACGAGCTCGGTCAGGCCTACGTCAGCGCGCCACAGGGCCCGTGCGGAGCCTCGACAGACAGGTAGCGTGATGCGGCGGGTAGCCGGGCGGAACATCGGTGCTCGCGCAGACTCGAGCCCTGCGACGCCCCCTGGCGCTGCCTTGGCAATGAATGGCCAGGGGATCGGCGGCATCGAAGGCGCTATGCGCACGAGATCCACCCAGATTGTCGCGGTGTCGTTCGTCGCTCTCCTCGGCTGCTCCGACGCGGGGGGCGGAAACCTCGGCGGAGGCGGAGCTGCTCCTGGAACGACGACCGGTGCGGAGGGCGGCTCCGGGGGCGGAGGCGGAGGAGACGGAGGCTCCGGCGGCGAGATTTCCACCTCTGGCTCCGGAGGCTACGGCGGCGCCGGGGGCTCGGGCGGCGAGATCTCCACGTCGGGCACCGGCGGCGCCGGGGGCTCGGGCGGCGAGATCTCCACGTCAGGCACCGGCGGTGCCGGGGGCTCGGGCGGCGAGATCTCCACGTCAGGCACCGGCGGAGGCGGCGGCGAAGGAGGCAGCGCCGCCTTCGGGCCATGCGGCACTGCAGGCATCTCGTTCGGCCCTCCGGAGGCCTTTCTCGATCTCGGTCACCAGAAAGGCCTCACCCGGCTCTTCGTCTCCGGGAGCCGCGTGCTGAGCTGGGACTACGATCGCTGGATGCTCTGGGATACCGACGCCAGCGCTGCGATCGCCGACGGACACGCGCCGGGCGGCCTCGACCCCGGCGACCCGCTGTTCGGGATCCCGCCGTTCGAGCTGCCGGGCGGCGTGGTCCTCCGCGGCAACATGGTGCTGATCCAGACGGACCCCAAGCACGCCTTCGAGCTGCGCAGCGCCATCGACGGCTCCGTCCTGGCCTCCGTGACGACCGAGTACGACCAGGCGGGGCTCGCGAGCGACGGCAGCTACGCCTGGACGCGCCGCCAGTCCACCAGCACGATCACGCTCTGGAGCAACGCGGGGGTCGAGCGCTGGTCCGCCGCGGTGAGCCACCACGGCGACGTCTACGCGGCGCCGGACGCGCTCCGGATCGCACCGGCGCCTTTGGGCCCCCTGCACAATAGCGTCGCCGTGCTCCCCGCCGATGGCTCGCCTCCCACGGTCACCCCCGAGCTCTCGGGCACATTCCACTCCTGGTTTCAGGATGGCGAGCGATTTCTCACCACCGTCGGCACGACGGTGCGCGTGTACTCGAAGGCGGCGATCCAGGAGGGCATCGTCAACCTGCCGTCGCTCAAGCAACTCGCTGGGACGCGCGACTATTTCTGGATGCTCGCGGACAACAGAGCGGACTCTCCGCTCATGGTCTATCGCGTCGGAGGCGGAGCCGTCCCCGTCGCCGAGTACCCTGACCGCGCCGACTATCGCTACACGTTCGCGCCGACCGAGCGTGCGCTCGCCTTGCTCCACACGCAATCGTCGAGGCTCGACATCATCGATCTCGACGGCCCCGAGGTGACCCTGACCGAACACGCGCCGCCGCTGGTCCAGAACACCCGCGTCGACATCGACAAGGACCTACGCTTGGTGGTCTCGAACGCGTACGGCGCGATCTCGTACAAGGGCACCCTCACCGATCCGGAGGGCTCGGGGCTGCTCGGCTGCGGCGCGCTCCACTCCGTCGCAGGCTCTCCCTCGGGGCACGTGGCCCTCGCGACGGGTTCGGGGAGGACGCTCCTCTATGATACGGCTGCGCTCGACGCCGGGCCCTCGGCGGTCGTTCCGTTCCACAGCAACAAGGTGCTGCTCTCGGCGGACGGCAGCCTGCTCGCGGCGCGCGCCGCCTTCGATCCGCTGGTCACGGACAAATCACTCCGGCTCTTCTCGCTGCCGGACGGCGCGCAGCTCGCCTCGCTCTCGCGCGGGCAGGTGATTCAAGACTTCTCGATGTCCTTCGACGGAAGCACGGTCGGCTGCACCTACCGCCTCGACGAGCACAGGACGGAGCGCGTCGTGAGCGACTGGGCGGGCAGCGCGCCGCTCTTCCAGGACACCGGAAACCGGCCGGCGCCGCTCGTCTCCCCCGACGGTCACCACTTCGTCGTCACGGACTCCGCCCCCTCCGAAGGCTGCGGGTTCACGCAGTTCTACGACGACGGCGCGCTCGTCAACGTGGTGCCCGGCTGCGCGATCGGCTGGCTCGACGACACCCACGTTCTCGTCCAGTCGTACATCCGCCATTTCGAAAGCAGCCGCTGGACGTACCAGGCCTCCGCGATCTACGACGAGCTCGGCAACCCGGTCGACGCGCCGCCGCTGCCGAGGATCCCCATCCGCACCGACTCCGGGGATTCGGACGACGACTACGGGATCCTGCCGGTCTCGGCGACGGCGCTCTACTCGCGCTACGACGGCGTCCTCTACGACATCGAGACGGGGGCGGCGCTCGCGACCTTCCCGGGCTCGCGAAGCGCCGTCGTCGGCGCCTTCATGGTCCATCCGTGCGGCTACGGCGTGTGCGCGGAGACCTACTGAGCGGGCGTGTGGCGCAGCGGGTCGGCGTGGACCCCGGGCATGGAGCCGGGGATGAGCGTCGCGCCGACCGCCCGCGCGCCCGGGAGGACCGGCCGCGCTGGACGGCCGGCGCTGTGTTCGCAGGAGATGCGTTCGCGCGAATCGAGGAGGGTATGGGCTCAAGCGTGATTCCCTGGGCTGAGTCGCGCTTCGCGCGATGGGTGGCGCTGCTCTTGATCGTCCATCTGACCTGCGGGCTCGGCTGCGCCGCGCCTTCGGGCGAAGCGCTCGACGTCGACACGCTGGAGGCGCAGTTCGAGCAGCGCGCCCGCGCCGTGCTCCGCGGCGACGAGGCGCTCGTGCCGACCGCTGGGGGCTTCGAGCTCGCGCCGCGCCCGTCGCGAGCCGGCGCGGCGCTCGCGTTCTCCTCCGACGGGAGCAGCGCGGTGCGGTTCGACCTGCCGGATGGGCTCGGCATCGAGGTGCGCGAGCGCGGCCTGCACGGTGAGGTCCAGAGGGTCGGCGCTGCCATCGCCTA is a genomic window of Sorangium aterium containing:
- a CDS encoding alpha/beta hydrolase family esterase, with the translated sequence MSAGSTSGGGQPGSAGAGGSDSGGTSGGAGGSASGAGVGGASGGGGQAGGSAGGATGTDAVKSAGCGKANTLQNGTIDISFGGASRKYILRVPSDYDKDTPYRLVFAFAESGSSAMSVANRNYFTMATLDTGATTIFVAPDAANGAGSWSKSDVELTDAILEELEGDLCIDKTRIFATGFSFGGAMSLALACTRADVFRGVAFFSGADLTGSCTATLTKPIAYYASQASGDSSGPPMPTSGRVKQAQFAKVNGCMEEPSATTFPAAGQPHTCTEYKGCSAGHPTKYCVFDGPHGWEPKDPGQSTSWNAPEAWKFITQF
- a CDS encoding glycosyl hydrolase, with translation MYQAQPQIALENEPRIAKYAWFSGRADNVRHASLLGDDGELNELGQAYVSAPQGPCGASTDR